A region of Cucumis melo cultivar AY chromosome 2, USDA_Cmelo_AY_1.0, whole genome shotgun sequence DNA encodes the following proteins:
- the LOC103492454 gene encoding ABSCISIC ACID-INSENSITIVE 5-like protein 2-like isoform X1, translating to MGIQTMGSQLNGQQSHLHPASLPRQNSWYGLTLDEVKNQLGGMGKPLGSMNLDELLHNIWTAEANQSMGMESESSSSIHSLQRQASFSLARALSGKTVDHVWKEIQEGQKKKNRADLKSQNSETTLGAVTLEDFLIQAGIYAEASPSPLDAIDTMTLEEKNFSLEMGLLSSSLSLGTLSDTTIPKRRRDPSDTLEKTMERRLKRKIKNRESAARSRARKQAYQNELVNKVSRLEEENLKLKREKVMIFSQVNCCEFDNMMQSKPISEPKYQLRRTSSASF from the exons ATGGGGATTCAGACGATGGGTTCTCAATTGAACGGCCAACAATCTCATTTACACCCTGCCTCACTGCCAAGGCAAAACTCATGGTACGGTCTTACTCTTGATGAGGTTAAAAACCAGTTAGGTGGAATGGGAAAGCCATTAGGCAGCATGAACCTTGATGAGCTTCTTCATAACATCTGGACAGCTGAAGCCAACCAATCCATGGGAATGGAGAGTGAGAGTTCCTCTTCAATACATTCTCTCCAACGTCAGGCCAGTTTCTCACTGGCCAGAGCATTGAGTGGGAAGACTGTTGATCACGTGTGGAAGGAGATTCAAGAAGggcagaagaaaaaaaatcgtgCAGATTTGAAAAGTCAGAATAGTGAGACTACACTTGGTGCTGTGACTTTAGAGGATTTCTTGATACAAGCTGGGATCTATGCCGAGGCTTCTCCAAGTCCCTTGGATGCCATTGATACTATGACATTGGAAGAGAAGAACTTTTCACTGGAAATGGGCTTGTTGTCATCATCCCTTTCACTAGGCACACTGTCAGATACAACGATACCAAAACGGAGAAGGGATCCCTCAGACACACTTGAGAAGACTATGGAGCGGAGGCTAAAGAGAAAAATCAAGAATAGGGAGTCTGCTGCTCGTTCTCGAGCGAGAAAACAG GCCTATCAAAATGAACTGGTGAACAAGGTCTCACGCCTTGAAGAAGAGAATTTAAAGCTCAAGAGAGAGAAGGTGATGATTTTTTCACAAGTGAATTGTTGT
- the LOC103492454 gene encoding ABSCISIC ACID-INSENSITIVE 5-like protein 2-like isoform X2 yields MGIQTMGSQLNGQQSHLHPASLPRQNSWYGLTLDEVKNQLGGMGKPLGSMNLDELLHNIWTAEANQSMGMESESSSSIHSLQRQASFSLARALSGKTVDHVWKEIQEGQKKKNRADLKSQNSETTLGAVTLEDFLIQAGIYAEASPSPLDAIDTMTLEEKNFSLEMGLLSSSLSLGTLSDTTIPKRRRDPSDTLEKTMERRLKRKIKNRESAARSRARKQAYQNELVNKVSRLEEENLKLKREKEFDNMMQSKPISEPKYQLRRTSSASF; encoded by the exons ATGGGGATTCAGACGATGGGTTCTCAATTGAACGGCCAACAATCTCATTTACACCCTGCCTCACTGCCAAGGCAAAACTCATGGTACGGTCTTACTCTTGATGAGGTTAAAAACCAGTTAGGTGGAATGGGAAAGCCATTAGGCAGCATGAACCTTGATGAGCTTCTTCATAACATCTGGACAGCTGAAGCCAACCAATCCATGGGAATGGAGAGTGAGAGTTCCTCTTCAATACATTCTCTCCAACGTCAGGCCAGTTTCTCACTGGCCAGAGCATTGAGTGGGAAGACTGTTGATCACGTGTGGAAGGAGATTCAAGAAGggcagaagaaaaaaaatcgtgCAGATTTGAAAAGTCAGAATAGTGAGACTACACTTGGTGCTGTGACTTTAGAGGATTTCTTGATACAAGCTGGGATCTATGCCGAGGCTTCTCCAAGTCCCTTGGATGCCATTGATACTATGACATTGGAAGAGAAGAACTTTTCACTGGAAATGGGCTTGTTGTCATCATCCCTTTCACTAGGCACACTGTCAGATACAACGATACCAAAACGGAGAAGGGATCCCTCAGACACACTTGAGAAGACTATGGAGCGGAGGCTAAAGAGAAAAATCAAGAATAGGGAGTCTGCTGCTCGTTCTCGAGCGAGAAAACAG GCCTATCAAAATGAACTGGTGAACAAGGTCTCACGCCTTGAAGAAGAGAATTTAAAGCTCAAGAGAGAGAAG